The Marivirga salinae DNA window ATTTAAGTTCAGAATAAAGAAAACATGAATTATAAACTGAATATAACAACTGTAATATCATAAGCCAAGAGTTGTACAAAAGCTAAAACAAAAACCATAAACTAAAATTCACTCATGAAAAAAGCACTAATCATTCTGATTTTAATTCAGATTTCAAATACTGCTATTGGTCAAGAAAGAAAAGACTTCTCCCTTTCCTTCAATCATATGGCACTATCAGTTAAAGATATAAATGTATCAACTACATTTTACACAGACGTTCTTAATTTGAAAATCATTCCATTGCCCTCGGAGGTTAAAGACGTAAAATGGATTTCAATGGGCGAAGGAAAAGAATTACACCTAATATCAATTTTAAAAGATGAAATTAAGACAAACAAGGACGTTCATCTTGCTTTTTCAACTGCCTATTTTGATGAATTTGTTCAGAGACTTACAGAAATGAATGTTGAATACTCTGATTTCCCTGGAAACGTGAATAAAATTAACATAAGACCTGACGGAATAGAACAAGTTTACTTTCAAGATCCGGATGGCTATTGGATAGAAGTGAATAGCATCAAATGATAAATAAAGTCATTGTACAATAACAACTGCACACAAAGTGGCTCAATAGTTCATGAGTGTACAGAGCCAATAATCAAATAACCAAAGAACCCTTTTATCTAGAGATTAATTATGAAAATCAAAAATACAGCAATAGCAGTTATCACAACGATATGCCTCTGTTCCGGTCAACTGCTGGCCCAAAAAAGTAACTATAGCGAAATCATTGCTAAAAAAGCCGACCAAATAGAACAGAAGGTGATTGACTGGCGTAGGGATATTCATCAAAATCCAGAATTGGGTAATCGAGAAATTCGGACAGCAGCTATAGTAGCAAAACATTTAGAGTCTTTGGGTATGGAAGTAAAAACCGAGGTGGGCATTACTGGCGTCATTGGAATTCTAAAAGGTGGACTCCCTGGTCCAGTTGTAGCTTTAAGAGCAGATATGGATGCCTTACCAGTAACAGAGCGAACTCCTGTTCCTTTTGCCTCTAAAGTGAAAGCGGTTTATAACGGCAATGAAACCGGGGTGATGCATGCTTGTGGTCATGATGTTCATGTAGCAATTCTAATGGGAGTTGCTGAAATTTTAACAGGCATGAAAAATGAGTTAAAAGGAACTGTTAAATTTATTTTTCAACCTGCTGAAGAAGGCGCTCCTAAAGGAGAAGAAGGAGGTGCAGAACTGATGGTAAAAGAGGGTGCATTAGACAACCCTAAAGTGGATGTCATTTTTGGACTTCATATTATTGCTCAGGTAGAGGTAGGAAAAATCACCTACCGACCCGGGGGTATGTTTGCAGGAGTTGCAGACATGAAGATCACAGTAAAAGGAAAATCATCCCATGGTGCTGAGCCCTGGTCATCAATCGATCCAATTGTGACATCGGCCCAAATCATCAATAATCTTCAAACTATTATTAGCCGCAATGTAAAAATTACCGAAAATGCAGCAGTTGTCACTATTGGAGCCATTCATGGCGGAAATCGTTCCAATATTATTCCTGAGCAAGTGGAAATGTTAGGCACAGTACGCACCTTAAGTGAGTCTGATGAGCAACTCATTTTTGAACGTATTCGCCAAATAGCTACCAAAACGGCAGAAGCAAATGGTGCTGAGGCCATTGTGGAACTACCCTATTCATCACATTACCCTGTTACATTCAATAATCTTGAACTTACTGCCAAAATGCTACCGACTTTAAAGAAAGCAGCTGGTGAATCGAATGTAATTTTGGTGCCAGCAGAGACTGGAGCAGAGGATTTTTCATTTTTCGCCAACGAAGTACCAGGCCTTTATTTTAACATTGGCGGTTTGCCAAAGGGTAAAGATCCAGAAACTTCGGCTCCGCATCACACGCCAGAATTTTTTCTTGATGAAAGTGGGTTTGTAACTGGAATTAATGCCATGGTCAATTTGGTAGTGGATTATATGGAAATGGAAAAGTAGTACCAAAATGAATCAGTAGAAACGTATTTGTATGGAAGCGAATATATATAGAGGAATAGGTTTTTACGGGTCAGAGTAACGGCATTTTACGTATGGAAAATAAAGATTTTTTATCACCTTCCACACCACTTTCACTTTCCGCTAAATTTTCCTTCGGACAAAAAACCAGCCCCTTCGGACAGTAAATCAGGGTGTACGTCCTTGATCGGTTTCTATGTTCATAGTTAAGTGCTTATTTAGATTTACAGCTATGGTCTGAAAATTTAAAACGAATTGCAACGAAGCTATTAGAAAATATGAATATTAAACCAGTCAGCACCTCCAATAGGATCATTTATTTAGATATTCTACGTGGCTTATCTATTCTATTTATTTTTATTGCCAACAGTTACTCATTTGCCGGTTGGTATGCTATGCCGGATGAAATGTATACTCAGTTTAGTGGAGGTCACTTGAATACAGTGGTCAAAAAATTAACTGTGGTTCTGGTTGACGGAAAATGGTATTCTATTTTCTCCATTCTCTTTGGTATAGGATTTATCATGCAATATGACAGCGCCAAAAAAATAGGTAAATCTTTCCCCCTCTTCTTTAGTAAAAGAATGTTGGGACTCTTGCTGTTTGGCCTCATCCACTTATTCTTTTTTTGGATAGGTGACATTCTTACCTTATATGCCTTATTAGGATTTATATTGATTTTTTTCAGGGACTTGTCCAGCAGAAAATTACTGATTACGGCAGGTATTTTACTATTGCTTCCCATCATTCATTTATTGCTGATGATTGGCTTCGATACTTTCTACCCTCTGACACTTTTTGAACCACTTGCTCACTATCTTAATCATAATAATTTTCCTATTGCGATGAATATAAACGAGGTAGATTGGTTTGCTTTCGACCACAATTTCCTCAATGTAAATAGTTGGCACCAGTTTTTTACTACTAATCTTGGTTTGCCCATTCTTCGATACCTGGAAATACTGATGGAAGGAAGAATCTTCAAAGTATTGGCTTGCTTTTTAATTGGCATCTGGGCCGGAAGGATGATCCTCCATGAAGGCTTACTAGAAAATAAA harbors:
- a CDS encoding VOC family protein produces the protein MKKALIILILIQISNTAIGQERKDFSLSFNHMALSVKDINVSTTFYTDVLNLKIIPLPSEVKDVKWISMGEGKELHLISILKDEIKTNKDVHLAFSTAYFDEFVQRLTEMNVEYSDFPGNVNKINIRPDGIEQVYFQDPDGYWIEVNSIK
- a CDS encoding DUF418 domain-containing protein — its product is MNIKPVSTSNRIIYLDILRGLSILFIFIANSYSFAGWYAMPDEMYTQFSGGHLNTVVKKLTVVLVDGKWYSIFSILFGIGFIMQYDSAKKIGKSFPLFFSKRMLGLLLFGLIHLFFFWIGDILTLYALLGFILIFFRDLSSRKLLITAGILLLLPIIHLLLMIGFDTFYPLTLFEPLAHYLNHNNFPIAMNINEVDWFAFDHNFLNVNSWHQFFTTNLGLPILRYLEILMEGRIFKVLACFLIGIWAGRMILHEGLLENKSLLKKIVLYGFLIGLPMNIVLAIAKTQAGGFWTIINYISYAFGVVPLACAYAAGVALLLQKKNKIMLLLAPVGQTALSNYIFQTFISVIIFYGVGFGLAFELPLWAVIIVVLSIYSVQVILSTQWLKYFRFGPLEWIWRIMTYQKFITNKKSESAASQKPIIPSV
- a CDS encoding amidohydrolase, which translates into the protein MKIKNTAIAVITTICLCSGQLLAQKSNYSEIIAKKADQIEQKVIDWRRDIHQNPELGNREIRTAAIVAKHLESLGMEVKTEVGITGVIGILKGGLPGPVVALRADMDALPVTERTPVPFASKVKAVYNGNETGVMHACGHDVHVAILMGVAEILTGMKNELKGTVKFIFQPAEEGAPKGEEGGAELMVKEGALDNPKVDVIFGLHIIAQVEVGKITYRPGGMFAGVADMKITVKGKSSHGAEPWSSIDPIVTSAQIINNLQTIISRNVKITENAAVVTIGAIHGGNRSNIIPEQVEMLGTVRTLSESDEQLIFERIRQIATKTAEANGAEAIVELPYSSHYPVTFNNLELTAKMLPTLKKAAGESNVILVPAETGAEDFSFFANEVPGLYFNIGGLPKGKDPETSAPHHTPEFFLDESGFVTGINAMVNLVVDYMEMEK